One region of Kiritimatiellia bacterium genomic DNA includes:
- a CDS encoding aminotransferase class I/II-fold pyridoxal phosphate-dependent enzyme codes for MKKIISIRKTPLPFEFPGANFYGSGEEAAALRVIRAKSPFRYYGPKCGCEVDKFEGEFAKFTGVRRALAVSSGTQALATAMSALGVGPGCEVIVPAYMWIAIVAGVVRLGAIPVLAEIDDSFTLNPAALEKRINKRTRLIVAVHMSGAPANMPAILKVARRHKVKVLEDCAQCNGGTYKGKKVGSFGDMAIFSFQLNKIMTTGEGGTITTDSEHLFRRASAIHDLGYPRINGRLVMEDGKYALWGFGGRMSEIAGAIARVQLKKLPKIIAAMRHAKSEIKKGIAGIDRLKFRRLNDARGDTGAFLILILPDAGRAKKFAECLNKNKIFAGLSPTMRVADFGMHVYYNIHSLVGKHSNSADGFPWTLADNKDSNYDYHKGAMPQSDNLMKRSVIMPIPSVMTKQDIADTIRG; via the coding sequence ATGAAGAAAATAATTTCGATTAGAAAAACCCCCCTGCCCTTTGAATTCCCCGGCGCCAATTTTTACGGGAGCGGGGAAGAAGCGGCCGCCTTGAGGGTTATCCGCGCAAAGAGCCCTTTCCGATATTATGGTCCGAAATGCGGTTGCGAAGTTGACAAGTTTGAAGGAGAATTCGCAAAATTTACGGGAGTCCGCCGGGCGCTTGCCGTAAGCAGCGGCACGCAGGCGCTGGCCACGGCCATGTCGGCCCTGGGCGTGGGGCCGGGATGCGAAGTGATCGTCCCGGCCTACATGTGGATCGCGATCGTGGCCGGCGTGGTGCGGCTGGGGGCGATTCCTGTCCTGGCGGAAATAGACGATTCCTTTACGCTCAACCCGGCGGCGCTTGAAAAGCGCATTAATAAAAGGACGCGTTTGATTGTGGCCGTCCACATGAGCGGCGCGCCGGCCAATATGCCTGCCATACTGAAGGTTGCCCGCCGGCATAAGGTAAAAGTGCTGGAGGATTGCGCCCAATGCAATGGAGGAACATACAAAGGAAAAAAAGTCGGCTCATTCGGCGACATGGCCATCTTCAGTTTCCAGTTGAACAAGATAATGACGACCGGCGAGGGCGGCACAATAACAACCGATTCCGAGCATTTGTTCCGCCGCGCCTCCGCCATTCATGACCTCGGCTATCCGCGGATTAACGGAAGGTTGGTCATGGAAGACGGAAAATATGCGCTCTGGGGTTTTGGCGGGCGGATGAGCGAAATCGCCGGCGCTATTGCCAGGGTGCAGTTGAAAAAATTGCCGAAAATCATCGCCGCCATGCGCCATGCCAAGTCTGAGATAAAGAAAGGCATTGCCGGCATTGACAGGCTGAAATTCAGGCGGCTGAATGATGCGCGGGGAGATACAGGCGCTTTTCTCATCCTGATTCTGCCCGACGCGGGCCGGGCGAAGAAGTTCGCGGAATGTCTGAACAAAAACAAGATTTTTGCGGGGCTTTCTCCGACCATGCGCGTGGCCGATTTCGGCATGCATGTTTATTATAACATTCATTCGCTGGTCGGGAAGCATTCCAACTCCGCCGACGGTTTCCCCTGGACTCTGGCGGACAATAAGGATTCAAATTACGATTATCATAAGGGCGCCATGCCGCAATCGGACAATCTGATGAAACGGAGCGTTATTATGCCGATCCCGTCGGTGATGACAAAACAGGATATTGCCGATACAATCCGCGGCAT
- a CDS encoding beta-galactosidase: MVSSKPVPLGGKKVAPKSDQKMFKDRIILGAQYFRIVPPSDEWVHDFKRFREIGLDTVKIELIWNQIERRPGMYVWDEIDELMDKAHAQKLKVLATLPMETVPDYVVREADARVVIALGKEARRELPIQRYLGGVIRGCCCWDAPQLRKRMAFFVKAAVSRYRNHPALLCWDVFQEVDIPECACKNTTKLYQLWLKDKYRNIEALNRIFGEHYSSFKEIEPPYNMSFEGQAFLAYTRFMTDCLAGRIKWLYGLARSCDKKHPVIVHAHSGALCCMDDWEIAKQVDFYGTSMHELLYEAMHANQALFSKAVAHLEIMRSMSRADNYYWVSELSCGAAFGGPGTHRRLNEGELFFNLWTCLAHGAKGIYLWQFKPEGFFHWETPYAWGLTALNGAETFRIREFKLFQKVVRDHECLFASMRPVAGDSAVLYSPDSHTTCLAKGCFSYRAAFFGAVNLLWVNNIQFDIIRYAEEIKGYRIIYCPMPWLLGQAFISALIAYAENGGTVIADGGFGRYDDNNWLSRETPGGGLAARLGMVETDFTWLEEKAVFKLGNGKKMFGCQERGWLDAGKNKVLARYADNNAAVVECCCGLGKFIFTGTSVSSCYEKSTDVKTAAEWVKFCGFKPSLKIKPHGKVTGRIQCAGGVSVVFLFNHGFERVSASCRPGFGFKKAEVLCGENISVKHSREFGASLPPKGVTVVKLT, encoded by the coding sequence ATGGTTTCGTCGAAGCCGGTGCCGCTTGGCGGGAAGAAAGTTGCTCCCAAATCCGATCAAAAAATGTTTAAAGACAGGATTATTTTAGGCGCGCAGTATTTTCGCATTGTTCCGCCTTCCGACGAATGGGTTCATGATTTCAAACGTTTTCGCGAAATCGGCCTTGACACGGTCAAGATTGAACTGATTTGGAACCAGATTGAACGCCGGCCGGGCATGTATGTGTGGGACGAAATAGACGAATTGATGGACAAGGCACATGCCCAAAAACTGAAGGTATTGGCCACCTTGCCGATGGAGACCGTGCCTGATTATGTTGTGCGCGAGGCGGATGCCAGGGTGGTTATCGCGTTAGGCAAGGAGGCCCGGCGGGAACTTCCGATCCAGCGTTATTTGGGGGGCGTCATTCGCGGCTGTTGCTGCTGGGACGCCCCGCAATTGAGGAAACGCATGGCCTTTTTTGTAAAGGCGGCGGTCAGCAGATACCGCAACCATCCAGCCCTGCTTTGCTGGGACGTGTTTCAGGAGGTGGACATTCCGGAGTGCGCCTGTAAAAATACGACCAAGCTGTATCAGTTGTGGCTGAAGGATAAATACCGCAACATAGAGGCGTTAAACAGGATTTTCGGGGAGCATTATTCTTCATTTAAAGAAATAGAACCGCCCTATAACATGAGCTTTGAGGGGCAGGCCTTTCTGGCCTATACGCGTTTCATGACCGATTGCCTGGCCGGCAGAATAAAGTGGCTTTATGGTTTGGCCCGGTCATGCGACAAAAAACATCCCGTGATCGTGCATGCGCATTCCGGAGCCCTGTGCTGCATGGATGACTGGGAAATCGCCAAACAGGTTGATTTTTACGGGACATCCATGCATGAGCTTTTGTATGAAGCGATGCATGCAAATCAGGCCTTATTTTCAAAGGCGGTCGCCCACTTGGAAATCATGCGTTCCATGTCGCGGGCTGATAATTACTACTGGGTTTCGGAGTTATCGTGCGGAGCCGCGTTCGGGGGGCCCGGCACGCACAGACGTTTGAACGAAGGCGAACTCTTTTTCAATCTCTGGACATGTCTGGCACATGGCGCCAAGGGCATATACCTCTGGCAGTTTAAGCCGGAGGGTTTTTTTCACTGGGAAACACCCTATGCATGGGGTCTGACCGCCCTGAACGGGGCGGAAACTTTCCGTATCAGAGAATTTAAGTTGTTTCAAAAAGTGGTCCGCGATCATGAGTGCCTGTTTGCTTCCATGAGGCCGGTAGCCGGCGACTCTGCCGTTTTATATTCTCCGGATTCGCATACGACCTGTCTTGCCAAGGGATGCTTTTCCTATCGGGCCGCTTTTTTTGGGGCGGTCAACCTGCTTTGGGTTAATAACATTCAATTTGATATAATCAGATACGCAGAAGAGATCAAGGGATACAGGATCATATACTGCCCCATGCCGTGGCTGCTTGGTCAAGCGTTTATTTCGGCTTTGATTGCTTATGCTGAAAACGGCGGCACTGTTATCGCGGACGGTGGATTCGGACGCTACGACGATAACAACTGGCTTTCGCGGGAGACACCAGGCGGCGGTCTTGCGGCAAGGCTGGGCATGGTGGAAACCGATTTCACATGGCTGGAGGAGAAAGCGGTATTCAAGCTCGGTAATGGAAAAAAAATGTTCGGATGCCAGGAAAGGGGCTGGCTGGATGCGGGAAAAAACAAGGTGCTGGCAAGGTATGCGGATAATAACGCAGCGGTTGTGGAATGTTGTTGCGGCCTCGGTAAATTTATTTTTACCGGGACCTCGGTTTCCTCCTGTTACGAGAAAAGCACGGACGTAAAGACGGCCGCGGAATGGGTCAAATTTTGCGGCTTCAAGCCAAGTCTGAAAATAAAACCGCACGGCAAAGTTACCGGACGCATTCAATGTGCCGGCGGCGTTTCAGTTGTCTTTCTGTTCAATCACGGGTTTGAGCGGGTTTCCGCTTCATGCCGGCCGGGATTCGGGTTTAAAAAAGCAGAGGTTCTTTGCGGCGAAAACATTTCGGTGAAACACAGCCGGGAATTCGGCGCCTCTTTGCCGCCCAAGGGCGTGACCGTGGTCAAGTTGACTTGA
- a CDS encoding Gfo/Idh/MocA family oxidoreductase encodes NAAFIGAGFIGKVQIAQILRLYPKVKIAGLAEANPAAGQEIAREFGIERVTGDYRELLDDKNIQVIHNCTPNNLHHKINKEALECGKHVFSEKPLALTATEGIFLSELAENRHLEAGVNFCYRFYPVIQEAKERIKNGEIGEVFSVMGYFLQDWLLFNTDYNWRLTRESSGNSYIMADLGSHWCDLIQFVTGLKITSLTADLRAIHPVRKKPKSGALTFARQTAKDMVDVKCDLDDYGALLLRFDKGARGAFMTSSLCAGRKVSIDLQIYGSKQSLSWNHERSAELLVGNRDKANEIFIESPLQQKEATRKYALLPSGHPMGYHDALFNLFSDFYGAVEKNMSGEKAAVNYPTFKEAAYELKIAAAAVKSSREGQWQEIK; translated from the coding sequence AACGCGGCGTTTATCGGCGCCGGGTTCATCGGCAAAGTTCAAATTGCGCAAATCTTGCGCCTTTATCCGAAAGTAAAGATCGCGGGATTGGCCGAGGCCAATCCCGCAGCCGGGCAGGAAATTGCGCGGGAATTCGGAATAGAGCGCGTGACAGGCGATTATCGCGAACTATTGGACGATAAAAACATTCAAGTCATTCATAATTGCACCCCGAATAATCTGCATCACAAGATAAACAAGGAAGCTTTGGAATGCGGCAAGCACGTTTTCTCGGAAAAGCCCCTGGCGCTCACGGCCACCGAGGGAATTTTTCTCTCTGAACTGGCGGAAAACAGGCATTTGGAGGCGGGGGTTAATTTTTGTTACCGCTTTTACCCCGTTATTCAGGAAGCAAAGGAAAGGATAAAGAACGGCGAAATCGGGGAAGTGTTTTCGGTGATGGGGTACTTCCTGCAGGACTGGCTCTTGTTCAATACCGACTATAACTGGCGCTTGACGCGCGAAAGCTCCGGCAATTCATATATAATGGCCGATCTTGGCAGCCACTGGTGCGATTTGATCCAGTTCGTCACCGGCCTGAAAATCACCAGTTTAACGGCTGACCTGCGCGCCATTCATCCTGTCCGGAAAAAACCGAAATCCGGAGCGCTCACCTTTGCCCGGCAGACGGCTAAAGACATGGTGGACGTCAAATGCGACCTTGATGATTATGGCGCTCTATTGCTGCGCTTTGACAAGGGGGCGCGGGGCGCCTTCATGACCAGTTCCCTGTGCGCCGGACGCAAGGTGTCAATTGACCTGCAGATTTACGGTTCGAAACAATCCCTTTCCTGGAACCATGAAAGATCGGCCGAATTATTGGTCGGCAACCGGGACAAGGCGAATGAAATTTTTATCGAATCGCCGCTTCAACAGAAAGAAGCAACCCGAAAATACGCCCTTCTGCCCTCCGGCCATCCCATGGGGTACCACGACGCCTTGTTCAACCTGTTTTCAGATTTTTATGGCGCGGTTGAAAAAAACATGTCCGGCGAAAAAGCGGCCGTAAATTACCCGACTTTCAAGGAAGCGGCCTATGAGTTGAAAATCGCCGCGGCGGCCGTAAAAAGCAGCCGGGAAGGCCAGTGGCAGGAAATCAAGTAA
- a CDS encoding TIM barrel protein, whose amino-acid sequence MAGKFKFSFGPWNIHEGADPFGPAVRKSIAFDKKLAMYKKLGFDAVQFHDDDAVPNLNRLNPRQIIREAEKLSAKLKSHGLAAEFVAPRLWEDPRTVDGGYTSNEAGCRKYAIERSKRCIDIANALGTKLIVLWLAREGTYAREAKDSREAVKRILEAMNAMLEYDSEIKIAIEPKPNEPMDHTYIPTTGHAIALAFQTRAPERVGVNIESAHAILAGLDPSDEMGFALSFNKLWTVHLNDQNGLKFDQDKTFGAVDLRRAFNQVRILDKYNYGSNGEFVGLDVKAMRTQKDDVATRHLANSRKIFLRLLEISRSLKEDKLQDMIGKRDYEALEMYILENMIGKR is encoded by the coding sequence ATGGCGGGAAAATTCAAGTTTTCGTTCGGGCCCTGGAACATTCATGAAGGCGCGGACCCGTTCGGCCCGGCCGTGCGCAAGTCAATCGCGTTTGATAAAAAACTGGCGATGTATAAAAAACTGGGATTTGACGCCGTCCAATTTCATGATGACGATGCTGTCCCCAATTTGAATAGACTCAATCCCCGGCAGATTATTCGGGAAGCTGAAAAACTCAGCGCCAAACTCAAATCCCACGGGCTGGCCGCGGAATTCGTGGCGCCGCGGTTATGGGAAGACCCTCGCACCGTTGACGGCGGATATACGTCAAACGAGGCAGGTTGCCGGAAATACGCCATTGAACGCAGCAAGCGCTGTATTGATATCGCCAATGCCCTCGGCACGAAATTGATCGTGCTCTGGCTGGCGCGCGAAGGCACCTATGCCCGCGAAGCCAAGGACAGCCGGGAGGCGGTCAAGCGCATCCTTGAGGCTATGAACGCGATGCTGGAATATGATTCGGAAATAAAAATAGCCATAGAGCCCAAGCCAAACGAGCCCATGGATCACACCTACATTCCCACCACCGGCCATGCGATCGCGCTGGCGTTCCAAACCCGCGCTCCGGAACGGGTGGGCGTCAATATTGAAAGCGCCCATGCCATCCTGGCCGGACTGGACCCTTCGGATGAAATGGGTTTTGCGCTTTCTTTCAATAAATTATGGACCGTGCATCTCAACGACCAGAACGGGCTGAAATTTGACCAGGACAAGACGTTCGGCGCCGTTGATTTGCGCCGGGCGTTCAACCAGGTGCGGATATTGGACAAATATAATTACGGAAGCAACGGGGAATTTGTCGGCCTGGACGTGAAAGCCATGCGCACGCAGAAAGACGATGTCGCCACCAGGCATTTGGCCAACAGCCGGAAAATATTCCTGCGCTTGCTGGAAATATCACGCAGTTTGAAAGAAGATAAATTGCAGGACATGATCGGCAAACGCGATTATGAAGCCCTGGAAATGTATATTCTGGAAAATATGATTGGGAAAAGATGA